In Candidatus Woesearchaeota archaeon, the genomic stretch GCCTTGGCTTAATAATATTAAAGAAAAATTTGCCTTCCCTTATTTCCTCAATCTCAACATCAAAGTTAATTTTCTCATTATTGAAATTATAAACAACATTTGCTTCAACTGTTTCATTTTCAGCAGCCCATTTATTTAATTTCTTTTCAAAATTCTTTCTGTTTATGGCTTTATTCTCTTTTATCAGCTCTGTTTCATTGACGAATTCAAGCTCAAACTCAGCGTTTTCAGCAGCCTTGAAGTTCTTATCAATCTCTGTTTTGTGGAATTTCTTAATTGTTATATTTGTAATTTGCAAAGCAGGGATTGTTTCATTAACTGCAGTTTCATTTGTTATGTTCTGCTCTATTGAAATATTGGAAACATTAGCTGAAACCTGCTCAAACACAGTATAATCTATTGAATTGATCTGCAGGCTTGCATTCTCAAGCTCTGCAATCAATGTTATTTCATTTGCAGTTATATTGTTCAAGAAGCATGTCTCAGCGCATTCAAATTCAAAAGCAGTTATAACAGCAGGGTTTACAATTATTGTTATTTCCTTTGTTGTAAGCTCTTTTCCATCGCCTGCAAATAAAATGATTGAGCTGTTCCCTGAAAATTCTGGCTTCGGAGTTATTGTCATCAATGAAACAAAGTTGTTAATGACAACATCAACATTCTCATTGCTTGAAGCCAGATAAGACATTGTATCGTTGTCCGCATCAGAGAAGTAATTGCTCAGATTAAGGGTTAAAGAGCTTCCTTGATCAACTGCAAATGAAGAAATTTCAGATATCCATAAAGGAGGGTTATTTGTTTGATTTATTGCATCTGCAGTTTCATTTGCTATTATGTTTTCTGTTAAATTATTTGTTTCATTTGCGCTTAAATTCAATCCCTCAGCAACAGCATTCGCTGTTATAAGATTATTCCGATCACATTCCCGCTTATCTTCAGGGAAGACAGCTCGCCGGGATTCTGCAATGCTATTGTTTGCTCAGAGCTCTGGCTTATTGAAAGGTTGAGATCTTCGGAGTATGCATTTTCTACAATAACTGCATAGCTTGTAATAGAAGGATTCAGCATAATGAAGATTCTGAACAGGGCTGTAAGCACCAATATTAGAATTACGGAAATCTTGCACGAGTTTATAGCATAATCTAATTTATTCATTTTCTAAGTTTTTTTCTATTTTCAAAACAGCCCGGTGGTGGCATGTCCATATTGTGCGGTCATCCCTGCCAGTCAATTCAGCAATCTGGTGGAATGTAAGGGATTCAACATCCTTCAGATAAGATGCAATTGACTCAAGGATTGACAATTTTTTCTTGGATAAAAAAGAAATAGGAATAAAATGAAAAGAAGCAGAAACCTTTAGCTTTTCATTCCTCACATTATTGTATGTGGTCCATATTGTCTTGCTGCTTCTATTAAGCTTTAGAGCAATCTGCTTCAGCGTAAGGTTTTTATTTTCCTTGAGAAACTTTACAACAGCTTCCAAAGGCCCGAGGTCATTTTTAAATAAAGAGACAGGTATCTTCTCCTCTTTTTGCATCATGATGAGATCTATAAGTTCGTCTTTTGTCTTCTGCTGCAGAAAGTCCCTGGCATTAGGATTAGTTAACTCTATTCCTTTTTTTTCAAGATTTGATCTCTTTTCAACGAGTTCGATTTTTATTATGCCTCTTTTTCTTTATGTTCAAAAACAAAAGCAGAGTCAACGCCTTCGGCTTTTGCTTCGCTACGTTCCTAGCTTTCGGTTTCTCACTACG encodes the following:
- a CDS encoding HTH domain-containing protein, whose product is MMQKEEKIPVSLFKNDLGPLEAVVKFLKENKNLTLKQIALKLNRSSKTIWTTYNNVRNEKLKVSASFHFIPISFLSKKKLSILESIASYLKDVESLTFHQIAELTGRDDRTIWTCHHRAVLKIEKNLENE